From a region of the Thermodesulfovibrio thiophilus DSM 17215 genome:
- the rplS gene encoding 50S ribosomal protein L19 — MNQFIIKSIEERFKKPEIPNFKPGDTVKVYVKVKEGDKERIQVFEGVVIARKGGGIRETFTVRKISFGVGVERVFPLHSPIIDKIEVVRRGIVRRSKLYYLRTKKGKEAKVKEKMDYQKA, encoded by the coding sequence ATGAATCAGTTTATAATTAAATCAATAGAAGAAAGATTTAAAAAACCTGAAATACCTAATTTCAAGCCAGGGGATACTGTAAAGGTTTACGTAAAGGTTAAAGAAGGTGATAAGGAAAGAATCCAGGTCTTCGAAGGTGTTGTTATAGCACGTAAGGGCGGAGGAATTAGAGAAACTTTCACAGTAAGAAAAATCTCCTTCGGAGTTGGAGTTGAACGTGTATTCCCTCTTCATAGTCCGATTATTGACAAAATTGAAGTTGTCAGAAGAGGAATTGTGAGAAGGTCCAAGCTATACTATCTCAGAACCAAGAAGGGTAAAGAGGCAAAGGTTAAAGAGAAGATGGATTATCAGAAGGCATGA
- the hypF gene encoding carbamoyltransferase HypF, with amino-acid sequence MKRLHIDVKGVVQGVGFRPFVYNLALKLNLKGFVTNTSHGVTIDLEGENIEKFLYILRNEPPPLAKIYSIETEEFPINNYSTFEIVESIDDAGFTHISEDVSICDDCLKELFNPSDRRYLYPFINCTNCGPRYTITIKVPYDRPNTTMSIFKMCHDCLTEYKDPLNRRFHAQPNACPVCGPEVSLFIKTSEGFKEIANPFVESIRLIKEGKIVAIRGLGGFQLCCDATNADAVENLRKRKKRSNKPFALMAPSLQSIGKYCLLSENEKNILTSPMRPIVLLKKKNKCKLPEIIAPKNSCIGFMLPYTPLHYLLFYYPIDYTPNFNRANPHFDALVMTSGNISEEPIITKNEEAFEKLQNVTDAFLIHNREIFMRVDDSVVRELNGKIYFIRRARGFVPKAIQLKEEIPAVLGVGADLKNTFTLIKSNYAIMSQHIGDMENIETVEFFEEVLNNLKSVYRIEPVALGYDLHPGYYSSQWAKEYGKKTGIQRFALQHHYCHIASLMAEYGLDELFGIAFDGTGYGIDGNIWGSEFLYCDIKNFQRLAHLKPIRLPGGEHAIKDCSRIALSLIGEAFGDDFDLISKLPLSEATSENKIRQILKLKKITQFSPSSSGMGRFFDGISSLIGVSHYNSFEAEAAIALESSISQGKEFSDKYCYDFEFKNSEENSSMENSLIIDYTLMIRQIVDDLLQGVSISDISWKFHNTIVKIIIELTIYFKGKYGFDRLGLSGGVFQNSYLVRETIKILEKNGIKPLVHINVPANDACISLGQAYIVGKRLIS; translated from the coding sequence ATGAAGCGGCTTCATATAGATGTTAAAGGCGTTGTTCAGGGAGTTGGATTCAGGCCTTTTGTTTATAACCTTGCTTTAAAACTTAATCTCAAAGGATTTGTTACAAATACATCTCACGGAGTAACAATAGACTTAGAAGGAGAAAATATAGAGAAATTTTTATATATTCTCAGAAATGAACCTCCACCTCTTGCAAAAATATACTCTATTGAAACAGAAGAATTTCCTATCAACAACTACTCAACTTTTGAAATTGTTGAGAGCATAGATGATGCTGGATTTACTCATATTTCAGAAGATGTATCAATATGCGATGATTGTCTGAAAGAGCTTTTTAACCCTTCTGATAGAAGATATCTTTATCCATTTATAAACTGTACCAATTGTGGTCCGAGATATACAATTACAATTAAAGTTCCATATGACAGACCAAATACAACTATGTCTATTTTTAAAATGTGTCATGATTGTCTGACAGAGTATAAGGATCCTCTAAACAGGAGATTTCACGCCCAGCCAAATGCATGCCCGGTATGTGGTCCTGAAGTGAGTCTTTTTATTAAAACTTCAGAAGGATTTAAAGAAATTGCAAATCCATTTGTGGAATCGATAAGACTTATCAAGGAAGGCAAAATTGTTGCAATAAGAGGACTTGGAGGTTTTCAACTTTGTTGTGATGCAACAAATGCTGACGCTGTAGAGAATTTAAGAAAAAGAAAAAAAAGGAGTAATAAACCTTTTGCACTCATGGCTCCTTCACTACAATCTATAGGAAAATATTGTCTTTTATCTGAAAATGAAAAAAACATTCTTACCTCACCAATGAGACCTATTGTTCTTTTAAAGAAAAAAAATAAATGCAAACTTCCAGAGATCATTGCTCCAAAAAACTCCTGTATCGGGTTTATGCTACCATATACTCCTTTACATTATTTACTTTTTTACTATCCTATTGATTATACGCCTAATTTTAACAGAGCTAATCCTCACTTTGATGCCCTTGTGATGACAAGTGGAAATATTTCTGAAGAGCCAATCATAACAAAAAATGAAGAAGCCTTTGAAAAACTACAAAATGTTACAGATGCTTTTCTGATTCATAACAGGGAAATATTCATGCGTGTTGATGATTCTGTGGTGAGAGAGTTAAACGGAAAGATTTATTTTATAAGAAGAGCAAGAGGATTTGTTCCAAAGGCAATTCAACTTAAAGAAGAAATACCTGCAGTTTTAGGAGTAGGTGCTGATCTGAAAAACACCTTTACTCTTATCAAATCAAACTATGCCATAATGAGCCAGCATATTGGAGATATGGAGAACATTGAAACAGTTGAATTTTTTGAGGAAGTTTTAAATAATCTTAAATCGGTTTATAGAATTGAACCCGTTGCATTGGGATATGACCTGCATCCCGGATATTATTCATCTCAATGGGCAAAGGAGTACGGCAAAAAAACAGGTATTCAAAGATTTGCCCTTCAGCATCACTACTGCCACATTGCCTCTCTTATGGCTGAATATGGGTTAGATGAACTATTCGGGATAGCTTTTGATGGAACTGGATACGGCATTGATGGAAATATCTGGGGAAGCGAGTTTTTATACTGTGATATTAAAAATTTTCAAAGGCTTGCACATCTTAAACCTATTAGACTTCCTGGAGGAGAGCACGCCATTAAAGACTGCTCAAGAATTGCTCTATCATTGATTGGCGAAGCTTTTGGAGATGATTTTGATTTAATATCAAAACTACCTCTGTCTGAGGCAACTTCAGAGAACAAAATCAGGCAGATACTTAAATTAAAAAAAATTACACAATTTAGCCCTTCTTCATCAGGAATGGGAAGGTTTTTTGATGGAATTTCTTCATTGATTGGAGTTTCCCATTACAACAGTTTTGAAGCTGAAGCAGCAATAGCTCTTGAAAGTTCAATTTCTCAGGGAAAAGAGTTTTCCGATAAATATTGTTATGATTTCGAGTTTAAAAACTCTGAAGAAAATTCATCTATGGAAAATAGTTTAATCATTGACTACACGTTGATGATAAGACAGATAGTTGATGATCTTTTGCAAGGCGTTTCTATTTCAGATATTTCATGGAAATTTCATAATACTATCGTAAAGATTATAATTGAGTTAACAATATATTTTAAGGGAAAATACGGTTTTGACAGGCTTGGTTTGAGTGGAGGTGTTTTTCAGAATTCTTATTTAGTTAGAGAAACTATCAAGATTTTAGAAAAAAACGGAATAAAACCATTAGTTCATATAAATGTTCCAGCCAATGATGCATGCATATCACTTGGTCAGGCTTATATTGTTGGTAAAAGACTTATAAGTTAA
- the trmD gene encoding tRNA (guanosine(37)-N1)-methyltransferase TrmD, producing the protein MKEFDVLTIFPELIECYLIHGVIGKALNKGLAEVKIHNLRDFTSDKHKKVDDSPYGGGAGMVMQIESFYNVINYIKSDGQPRKVVLLSPQGRVFSQKVAQEFYNENQELVLVCGRYEGIDERIKNIIDEEISIGDYIISGGELAALVIIDSIVRLIPGALGDESSAKEDSFMRGFLDYPQYTRPEEFNGMRVPDVLLSGDHKKIALWRKKEALRNTLQKRPDLLKNLSNEEMQILKELCSEINRNILGVHDESVYN; encoded by the coding sequence ATGAAAGAGTTTGACGTTTTAACAATATTTCCAGAACTAATAGAATGTTACCTCATACACGGAGTAATTGGCAAAGCATTAAACAAAGGGCTTGCAGAGGTAAAGATACATAATTTAAGAGACTTTACGTCTGATAAACATAAAAAGGTTGATGATTCTCCTTACGGAGGCGGAGCGGGGATGGTAATGCAGATAGAATCTTTCTATAATGTGATAAATTATATAAAAAGTGATGGACAACCAAGAAAAGTGGTTTTACTGTCTCCTCAGGGAAGAGTATTCAGTCAAAAAGTTGCACAGGAATTTTATAACGAAAATCAAGAATTGGTTTTAGTCTGTGGTAGATATGAAGGAATTGATGAAAGAATTAAAAATATTATTGATGAAGAAATCTCTATTGGAGATTATATTATAAGTGGTGGAGAATTGGCTGCTTTAGTTATAATAGATAGTATTGTGCGTTTGATTCCTGGTGCTTTGGGAGATGAATCTTCAGCAAAAGAGGATTCTTTTATGCGAGGGTTTTTGGATTACCCTCAATATACAAGACCCGAGGAGTTTAATGGAATGCGAGTTCCTGATGTTCTTTTAAGTGGAGATCATAAAAAAATAGCTCTCTGGAGAAAAAAAGAGGCATTGAGAAATACATTACAAAAAAGACCTGATTTATTAAAAAATTTATCTAATGAAGAAATGCAAATACTAAAGGAGCTTTGCTCTGAAATAAATAGAAACATTCTGGGGGTTCATGATGAATCAGTTTATAATTAA
- a CDS encoding bifunctional riboflavin kinase/FAD synthetase, whose translation MQVIKEIKKIDYPEPVITIGNFDGVHIGHQKIFDYIKRKAKQIQGASVVITFNPHPIKVLYKEHPLKLITTNEDKIKLIAQCGVDLVISIPFTQKFAQIEPEDFVKNILVDNLNAKWIVIGYDYKFGKGRKGDRELLTKLGKIYGFRVTVLKAYKKNGKILSSTAVRNALFEGNIKEASQFLGRAYHIDGEVIKGAGRGSSILGYPTANIVPKQEIIPKEGVYAVKVTIPFLNNKNSDSYKTLKGVANIGNNPTFGNININYEVHILDFKENLLGKTVRVHFIERLRDEKRFISPEELKYNIARDIEVAEKIFKKDRTKLFLDF comes from the coding sequence ATGCAGGTAATTAAAGAAATTAAAAAAATTGATTATCCAGAACCTGTGATTACCATTGGTAATTTTGATGGCGTTCACATAGGACACCAGAAAATTTTCGATTATATAAAAAGAAAAGCCAAACAGATTCAAGGAGCATCAGTAGTCATAACTTTTAATCCTCATCCAATTAAAGTACTATATAAAGAACATCCATTAAAGTTAATAACAACAAATGAAGACAAAATCAAGCTAATTGCACAATGCGGAGTAGACCTCGTAATTTCTATTCCTTTTACACAGAAATTCGCACAAATCGAACCAGAGGATTTTGTAAAAAATATTCTGGTTGATAACTTAAATGCAAAATGGATTGTTATTGGCTATGATTATAAATTCGGTAAAGGCAGAAAAGGAGACCGAGAGCTTCTTACCAAACTTGGGAAAATATACGGATTCAGGGTAACAGTACTTAAAGCATATAAAAAAAATGGGAAAATATTGAGCAGTACCGCTGTACGAAATGCTCTTTTTGAAGGCAATATCAAAGAAGCAAGCCAATTTCTTGGCAGAGCATATCACATAGATGGTGAAGTGATAAAAGGTGCAGGAAGAGGCTCATCAATTCTTGGATATCCCACAGCAAACATTGTCCCAAAGCAAGAGATAATCCCAAAAGAAGGAGTATATGCAGTTAAAGTTACAATCCCTTTCCTGAATAATAAAAATTCTGATAGTTACAAAACATTAAAGGGAGTTGCAAATATAGGGAACAACCCCACATTTGGCAATATTAATATAAACTATGAGGTTCATATTCTCGATTTTAAAGAAAATTTGCTTGGTAAAACAGTAAGAGTCCATTTTATTGAAAGACTTCGCGATGAAAAAAGATTTATATCACCCGAGGAGCTTAAATATAATATCGCAAGAGATATTGAAGTGGCAGAAAAAATTTTTAAAAAAGACAGGACAAAGTTATTTTTAGATTTTTAA
- the rpsP gene encoding 30S ribosomal protein S16 codes for MVRIRLMRLGAKKQPFYRVVIADAKSRRNGPFIEIVGTYNPKTDPPEINLNIDRVKYWIEKGAQPSDTVKKLITRVSA; via the coding sequence TTGGTTAGGATAAGATTAATGCGTTTAGGAGCTAAAAAACAGCCCTTTTACAGAGTTGTTATAGCTGACGCAAAAAGCAGAAGAAATGGTCCTTTTATTGAAATTGTTGGAACATATAATCCAAAAACAGATCCGCCAGAAATTAATCTAAATATTGACAGGGTTAAATACTGGATTGAAAAAGGCGCTCAGCCGTCAGATACTGTTAAAAAATTAATTACACGCGTTTCTGCCTAA
- a CDS encoding KH domain-containing protein, translating into MKTLIETMAKSLVDKPEEVKVTEIEGEKTTVYELRVAPSDLGKVIGKQGKTARAMRTILGAAGTKVGKRCVLEILE; encoded by the coding sequence ATGAAGACACTTATTGAAACAATGGCTAAGTCACTAGTTGACAAACCAGAGGAGGTTAAGGTTACCGAGATTGAAGGTGAAAAAACCACTGTATATGAGCTCAGAGTTGCTCCTAGCGATCTTGGAAAGGTAATTGGAAAACAGGGAAAAACTGCAAGGGCTATGAGGACAATACTTGGTGCTGCCGGCACAAAAGTTGGGAAAAGATGTGTCCTTGAAATTTTAGAATAG
- a CDS encoding ribonuclease HII produces MSLFAFDDLFRKQGLTVIAGIDEAGRGSLAGPVVAGCVCFLDNEVIEGINDSKKLTLKQRETLFNEIRKHAAVGIGIVDENIIDQINILEATRLAMLRAFKDLNKNVDLILIDALEIPELQNIKQKAIIKADQKSASVAAASIIAKVTRDLIMNSYHQIYCNYGFNQHKGYATKQHLEAIKKFGPCPIHRQSFSPVRELMLF; encoded by the coding sequence ATGAGCCTTTTTGCCTTTGATGATTTATTTCGTAAACAGGGTTTAACAGTTATTGCTGGAATAGATGAAGCAGGTCGAGGTTCTCTTGCTGGTCCTGTTGTTGCAGGTTGTGTATGTTTTCTGGACAATGAAGTAATTGAAGGAATAAACGACTCAAAAAAGCTTACACTAAAGCAAAGAGAAACTCTTTTTAATGAAATACGTAAGCATGCTGCAGTTGGAATAGGTATTGTGGATGAAAATATTATTGATCAGATAAATATTCTGGAAGCTACCCGTCTTGCCATGCTCAGAGCTTTTAAAGATTTAAATAAAAATGTTGACCTTATACTCATCGATGCGTTAGAAATTCCAGAACTACAAAATATCAAACAAAAAGCGATCATAAAAGCAGACCAGAAAAGTGCTTCTGTAGCAGCAGCAAGCATTATTGCAAAAGTAACAAGGGATTTAATAATGAATAGCTACCATCAAATATATTGTAATTATGGATTTAATCAGCATAAAGGCTATGCTACAAAACAACATCTTGAGGCAATTAAAAAATTTGGACCATGCCCAATTCACAGACAGAGCTTTTCACCTGTAAGAGAATTAATGTTATTCTAA